One Paracoccus sp. TOH DNA segment encodes these proteins:
- a CDS encoding ABC transporter substrate-binding protein: MKDLKPNNWTGRDDAMVEAAIRRGASRRDLLKMLMASGVALSAGGSLLLRAGQAVAQTPVTGGHLKAAGWSASTADTLDPAKASLSTDYTRCCAFYNRLTFLEEGSEVKMELAESIETTDGKTWQIKLKPDVTFHDGKTLTASDVVWSLKRHQDPAVGSKAAAIAEQMAEITAVDDRTVSIVLAAANADLPTILSLHHFMILAEGTSDFSKANGTGAFLCETFEPGVRSVGTRNPNYFKGTGPYLDSFEYFAISDNNARVNAVLSGDIHLAAAINPRSMRMIEGQDHVVSAISTAGNYTNLNIRLDMAPGDKADFVEGMKYLMNRDAIVNGVLRGLGEVANDQPVSAMDRYHNPNLKPRAFDPERAKALFEKAGVLGQAIPIVTSDAANSAIDYAMVVQQAGAQAGMPFKIERVPSDGYWSNYWLKAPIHFGNINPRPTPDILFSLLYASDAPWNESHYKSEKFDAMLVEARGLLDEEKRKAIYWEMQEMIAAEAGTIIPAYISNVDAHSSKMKGMRPNPLGGQMGYAFAEYVWLEG; encoded by the coding sequence ATGAAAGACCTCAAGCCGAACAACTGGACGGGCCGCGACGACGCGATGGTCGAGGCCGCAATCCGCCGTGGCGCTTCGCGCCGGGACCTGCTCAAGATGCTGATGGCGTCGGGCGTGGCGCTGTCCGCGGGTGGATCGCTGCTGCTGCGCGCCGGTCAGGCTGTCGCGCAAACCCCGGTCACGGGCGGGCATTTGAAGGCCGCGGGCTGGTCGGCCTCGACCGCCGACACGCTGGACCCGGCCAAGGCGTCCCTGTCCACCGACTATACCCGCTGCTGCGCCTTCTATAACCGGCTGACCTTCCTCGAGGAGGGCAGCGAGGTGAAGATGGAGCTGGCCGAGTCCATCGAGACGACGGACGGCAAGACCTGGCAGATCAAGCTGAAGCCCGACGTGACCTTCCATGACGGCAAGACCTTGACGGCGTCGGACGTGGTCTGGTCGCTCAAGCGCCATCAGGATCCGGCCGTGGGGTCCAAGGCCGCCGCCATTGCCGAACAGATGGCCGAGATCACCGCCGTGGACGACCGCACCGTCAGCATCGTGCTGGCGGCGGCCAATGCCGACCTGCCCACCATCCTGTCGCTGCACCATTTCATGATCCTGGCCGAAGGCACCAGCGATTTCAGCAAGGCCAACGGCACCGGCGCCTTCCTCTGCGAAACCTTCGAACCCGGCGTGCGGTCCGTCGGCACCCGCAACCCGAACTACTTCAAGGGCACCGGGCCCTATCTGGACAGTTTCGAATATTTCGCCATCTCGGACAACAATGCCCGCGTCAACGCCGTGCTGTCGGGCGACATCCACCTGGCCGCCGCGATCAACCCGCGCTCCATGCGCATGATCGAAGGGCAGGACCATGTGGTCAGCGCGATCTCGACGGCTGGCAACTATACCAACCTCAACATCCGTCTGGACATGGCGCCGGGCGACAAGGCCGATTTCGTCGAGGGCATGAAATACCTGATGAACCGCGACGCCATCGTGAACGGCGTGCTGCGCGGTTTGGGCGAGGTTGCCAACGACCAGCCCGTCTCGGCCATGGACCGCTATCACAACCCGAACCTGAAGCCGCGCGCATTCGACCCCGAGCGCGCCAAGGCGCTGTTCGAAAAGGCCGGGGTGCTGGGCCAGGCGATCCCGATTGTCACCTCGGACGCGGCGAATTCGGCCATCGACTATGCCATGGTCGTCCAGCAGGCCGGCGCCCAGGCCGGCATGCCCTTCAAGATCGAGCGGGTGCCGTCCGACGGATACTGGTCGAACTACTGGCTGAAGGCACCGATCCATTTCGGCAACATCAACCCGCGCCCGACGCCGGACATCCTGTTCTCGCTGCTCTACGCATCCGACGCGCCCTGGAACGAAAGCCACTACAAGTCCGAGAAGTTCGACGCCATGCTGGTCGAGGCGCGCGGCTTGCTGGACGAGGAGAAGCGCAAGGCGATCTATTGGGAGATGCAGGAAATGATCGCGGCCGAGGCAGGCACCATCATTCCCGCCTATATTTCCAACGTCGACGCACATTCGTCGAAGATGAAGGGCATGCGCCCCAATCCCTTGGGCGGCCAGATGGGCTATGCCTTCGCCGAATATGTCTGGCTGGAGGGCTGA
- a CDS encoding HAD-IA family hydrolase, whose amino-acid sequence MATLTAARPLDRFSYVTFDVVGTLIDFEGAITGALATIAADAGMTIDGEEALAVYRNARYQPDALRFPDDLGRCYGQIAAATGLPDTPENRRFMIDAVGEAQPFADSVQAMARLKARYKLIAMTNARRWAFEKYEEKLGNPFWASFTTDDTGTEKPDPAFFQQVFDFVGKNGGTKDDILHTAQSQHHDIGISRALGMTNAWIQRRHAQNGYGGTIEPAEFTEPDYHFHALLDLAEAADKAFDN is encoded by the coding sequence ATGGCCACCCTGACGGCGGCAAGACCCTTGGACCGTTTTTCCTATGTCACCTTCGACGTGGTCGGCACGCTGATCGACTTCGAGGGCGCGATTACCGGCGCGCTGGCGACGATCGCAGCCGATGCCGGCATGACCATCGACGGCGAGGAGGCGCTGGCCGTTTACCGCAACGCCCGCTATCAGCCGGACGCGCTGCGCTTCCCGGACGACCTGGGTCGTTGCTACGGTCAGATCGCGGCCGCGACCGGTCTGCCCGACACGCCGGAAAACCGCCGGTTCATGATCGACGCCGTGGGCGAGGCGCAGCCCTTTGCGGACAGCGTCCAGGCGATGGCCCGGCTGAAGGCGCGCTACAAGCTGATCGCCATGACCAATGCCCGCCGCTGGGCTTTCGAGAAATACGAAGAAAAGCTGGGCAATCCCTTCTGGGCCAGCTTCACCACCGACGATACCGGCACCGAAAAGCCCGATCCGGCCTTTTTCCAGCAGGTGTTCGACTTCGTCGGCAAGAATGGCGGGACCAAGGACGACATCCTGCATACCGCGCAAAGCCAGCACCACGACATCGGCATCTCGCGCGCCTTGGGCATGACCAATGCCTGGATCCAGCGCCGCCATGCCCAGAACGGCTATGGCGGGACCATCGAACCGGCGGAATTCACCGAACCCGACTACCATTTCCACGCACTGCTCGACCTGGCCGAGGCCGCCGACAAGGCCTTCGACAACTGA
- a CDS encoding glyoxylate/hydroxypyruvate reductase A produces the protein MALLLHSTPERGAVWGRIFAEAGEGFIPDAASVTDPAQVTHLACWMPPADLARYPNLRTVICVGAGTDHFPALPDGVALSRTIAPGIEAMVRDWVVMATLALHRDLPFYLDHAARGEWQPRPARLACTRRVGIMGMGRIGRLAAASLQALDFAVSGYSRSGLPVEGIEIFGANRLDAFLAGVDILVCLLPLTDETRGLMGSGFFDRLPQGAGLVHAGRGAQLDMAALRRALDGGRLSAAMLDVTDPEPLPADHWAWRDPRVLITPHIAAHTDAEEGARHALAVIRANRDGLPVPGLVDRNRGY, from the coding sequence ATGGCGCTGCTGCTGCATTCCACCCCCGAACGCGGCGCCGTCTGGGGACGCATCTTCGCCGAGGCGGGCGAGGGCTTCATCCCCGACGCGGCCAGCGTGACCGACCCCGCGCAGGTCACGCATCTGGCCTGCTGGATGCCGCCCGCCGATCTGGCGCGCTATCCGAACCTGCGCACGGTGATCTGCGTCGGCGCGGGCACAGACCATTTCCCGGCCTTGCCGGATGGCGTGGCGCTGTCGCGCACCATCGCGCCGGGGATCGAGGCCATGGTGCGCGACTGGGTGGTCATGGCCACGCTGGCGCTGCACCGGGACCTGCCGTTCTATCTGGATCATGCCGCGCGCGGCGAATGGCAGCCCCGCCCGGCGCGGCTGGCGTGCACGCGGCGGGTGGGCATCATGGGCATGGGCCGGATCGGGCGTCTGGCCGCCGCAAGCCTGCAAGCCCTGGACTTTGCCGTTTCGGGATACAGCCGCTCGGGCCTGCCGGTCGAGGGGATCGAGATCTTCGGCGCGAATCGGCTGGACGCCTTTCTGGCCGGGGTCGATATCCTGGTCTGCCTGCTGCCGCTGACGGACGAAACCCGCGGCCTGATGGGCAGCGGCTTCTTCGACCGGCTGCCGCAGGGCGCGGGACTGGTCCATGCCGGGCGCGGCGCACAGCTGGACATGGCGGCGCTGCGCCGGGCGCTGGACGGCGGGCGGCTTTCTGCCGCCATGCTGGACGTAACCGATCCCGAGCCTTTGCCGGCGGATCACTGGGCCTGGCGCGATCCGCGCGTGCTGATCACCCCGCATATCGCCGCCCATACCGATGCCGAGGAAGGCGCCCGCCATGCCCTGGCCGTCATCCGCGCCAACCGCGACGGGCTGCCGGTGCCGGGCCTGGTGGACCGCAACCGGGGATACTAG
- a CDS encoding aspartate aminotransferase family protein, producing the protein MLSNSLAELDRRHLIHPVSSFRGHEQRGVRILIGGQGATVTDSEGRTLIDGFAGLWCVNAGYGHESIVEAAAEQMRKLPYATGYFDLGAEAPIRLAAALAERAPGDLNHVYFTLGGSDAVDSTIRFIRYYWHAKGQSGRDQFISVANGYHGSTTMGAGLTALPGFHDGFGVPYDWQHKISSHDLYRNPAGRDAQAVTDASVAELRAKIESLGPDRVAAFYVEPIQGSGGVLVPPKGWIKAMRDLCAEYGVLFVADEVITGFGRTGPLFACEDEGIVPDLMTTAKGLTSGYVPMGAVFMRDYVYETIADGAGAKAVGHGFTYSAHPVSAAVALEVLALYEGGLLENGRRAGARLQAGLESLRDHPLVGDVRGRGMLAAVELVVDKDAKTPLPPEVQPATRLFDRAWDQGLIVRSFAQGIFGYAPPLCCTADQIDQIVERTRKVLDLTLEDPEIRAALR; encoded by the coding sequence ATGCTGAGCAATTCCCTGGCCGAGCTCGACCGCCGGCACCTGATCCACCCGGTTTCGTCCTTTCGCGGGCACGAACAGCGCGGCGTGCGCATCCTGATCGGCGGGCAGGGCGCGACCGTCACCGACAGCGAGGGGCGTACCCTGATCGACGGTTTCGCGGGCCTGTGGTGCGTGAACGCGGGCTATGGCCACGAAAGCATCGTCGAGGCCGCCGCCGAGCAGATGCGCAAGCTGCCCTATGCCACCGGCTATTTCGACCTGGGCGCCGAGGCGCCGATCCGCCTGGCCGCCGCCCTGGCCGAACGCGCCCCGGGCGATCTGAACCATGTCTATTTCACGCTGGGCGGATCGGACGCGGTGGACAGCACCATCCGCTTCATCCGCTATTACTGGCATGCCAAGGGCCAGTCGGGCCGCGACCAGTTCATCTCGGTCGCCAACGGCTATCACGGCTCGACCACCATGGGGGCGGGGCTGACGGCGCTGCCGGGCTTTCATGACGGTTTCGGGGTGCCCTATGACTGGCAGCACAAGATTTCGTCGCATGACCTGTATCGCAACCCGGCGGGCCGCGATGCGCAGGCCGTGACCGACGCCTCGGTCGCGGAACTGCGGGCGAAGATCGAATCGCTTGGTCCCGACCGCGTCGCCGCCTTCTATGTCGAGCCGATCCAGGGCTCGGGCGGCGTGCTGGTGCCGCCCAAGGGCTGGATCAAGGCGATGCGCGATCTGTGTGCCGAATACGGCGTGCTGTTCGTCGCCGACGAGGTCATCACCGGCTTTGGCCGCACCGGCCCGCTGTTCGCCTGCGAGGACGAGGGCATCGTTCCCGACCTGATGACCACGGCCAAGGGGCTGACCTCGGGCTATGTGCCGATGGGCGCGGTCTTCATGCGCGACTATGTCTATGAAACCATCGCCGATGGCGCGGGGGCCAAGGCCGTGGGCCATGGCTTCACCTATTCCGCGCATCCGGTCAGCGCCGCCGTGGCGCTGGAGGTGCTGGCGCTCTACGAAGGCGGGTTGCTGGAAAACGGCCGCCGCGCAGGCGCGCGGTTGCAGGCCGGGCTGGAAAGCCTGCGCGATCACCCGCTGGTCGGCGATGTGCGGGGCAGGGGGATGCTGGCGGCGGTCGAATTGGTCGTGGACAAGGATGCCAAGACCCCTCTGCCGCCCGAGGTCCAGCCGGCCACGCGGCTGTTCGACCGGGCCTGGGACCAGGGGCTGATCGTGCGGTCCTTTGCGCAGGGCATCTTCGGCTATGCGCCACCCCTGTGCTGCACGGCGGACCAGATCGACCAGATCGTCGAACGGACCCGCAAGGTGCTGGATCTGACGCTGGAAGACCCGGAAATCCGCGCGGCCCTGCGCTGA